In Pseudoalteromonas piratica, the following proteins share a genomic window:
- a CDS encoding LacI family DNA-binding transcriptional regulator, which produces MATIYEVSKAAGVSLATVSRVINGNARVSERTKEKVHKAMAELGYKPNAIAQSLASNRTNSVGLLVSELHGSFFGDMMSSIESMLRDAGKHVVITAGHSEAEKEKQAIEFLISRRCDALILNAEAVSEDYLKSLLDKNIEIILINRNIESLKERCIVLDNQLGGYLATKAAVDQGHRNIAYISGPHFKEDAQQRLAGHKQALKEAGISFESSAYFEGSYHESEGYEGFNNLIKHNDSFTALVCANDEMASGAMTAAREHGLSIPDDLSIIGFDNVLFARYLYPKLTTVDNPIAKMGEMAANWVLSNIYNTKIATPMNHLFKPELVIRDSLGAVHAD; this is translated from the coding sequence ATGGCAACTATTTACGAAGTATCAAAAGCCGCAGGGGTATCGTTAGCCACCGTTTCACGCGTGATTAATGGCAACGCCCGAGTGAGTGAGCGCACTAAAGAAAAAGTGCATAAAGCAATGGCTGAACTTGGCTATAAGCCTAATGCAATTGCTCAATCCCTAGCCTCTAATCGAACTAATAGTGTGGGTTTATTGGTGTCTGAACTGCATGGTTCATTTTTTGGTGACATGATGAGTTCAATTGAATCTATGCTGCGAGATGCCGGTAAGCATGTGGTGATCACTGCTGGTCACAGCGAAGCTGAAAAAGAAAAACAAGCCATAGAATTTTTAATTAGTCGCCGTTGTGATGCACTTATTTTAAATGCTGAAGCGGTTTCTGAGGACTATTTGAAATCATTACTCGATAAAAATATTGAGATCATTCTGATCAACCGCAATATTGAATCATTGAAAGAGCGTTGCATTGTGCTCGATAATCAACTAGGTGGTTACTTAGCGACCAAAGCTGCAGTTGATCAAGGGCATCGCAATATTGCTTATATTAGTGGCCCGCATTTTAAAGAAGATGCACAGCAGCGTTTAGCTGGTCACAAGCAAGCACTTAAAGAAGCGGGTATCTCGTTTGAGAGCAGCGCGTATTTTGAGGGCAGTTATCATGAGTCTGAGGGCTATGAAGGGTTTAATAACCTGATAAAGCACAATGATTCCTTTACTGCCTTAGTATGTGCGAATGATGAAATGGCATCTGGCGCGATGACAGCTGCGCGCGAGCATGGGCTTAGTATTCCAGATGATTTATCGATAATCGGTTTCGATAATGTATTGTTCGCGCGTTACCTGTATCCCAAACTAACGACAGTGGATAACCCTATCGCAAAAATGGGTGAAATGGCTGCTAATTGGGTGCTGAGCAATATTTACAATACCAAGATAGCCACACCGATGAATCACTTATTCAAGCCTGAGTTAGTGATTCGCGATTCGCTAGGAGCTGTGCATGCTGACTAA